From Cecembia calidifontis, one genomic window encodes:
- a CDS encoding ABC transporter ATP-binding protein: MDKQNSILKAESLSIGYHKAGRKKVVAENLNFHLEKGKLTCLLGPNGVGKSTLIKTIMGQIPAIQGNITLLEKPLREYSLHEISKKISVVLTEKVSTGSLTVRQLVELGRIPHTGWLGQLRQQDKEKVEKAIEATNIQYLSECHLSELSDGQLQKAMIARALAQDGEILILDEPTAHLDLVNRLEIMHLLKKLAKKAHKAILITTHDLEVAIETADVFWLMQCGIPLVIGIPEDLIIRNQMNVLLPGKGLAFDALSGKIIQKDQKNSVNIEGPQIPVIWIKAALAKKGFSKHLKDLHILVTEEPFAIQLIGNQQTKIFYSIESLIDFLEGAN, from the coding sequence ATGGACAAACAAAACTCCATATTAAAAGCAGAAAGTCTTTCCATAGGCTATCACAAAGCAGGAAGAAAAAAAGTGGTAGCTGAAAACCTGAATTTCCATTTGGAAAAAGGCAAACTTACTTGCTTGTTAGGTCCAAATGGAGTAGGAAAATCGACTTTGATCAAAACAATCATGGGGCAAATTCCAGCTATTCAAGGAAACATTACCCTTTTGGAAAAACCTCTCAGAGAATACAGTTTACATGAAATTTCTAAAAAAATCTCTGTAGTACTTACAGAAAAGGTAAGTACAGGTTCACTTACAGTCAGGCAATTGGTTGAACTGGGAAGAATTCCGCATACCGGCTGGTTAGGTCAGCTCAGACAGCAGGACAAAGAGAAAGTAGAAAAAGCCATTGAGGCCACCAATATCCAATACTTGAGCGAATGCCACTTAAGCGAATTAAGTGATGGACAACTTCAAAAAGCCATGATTGCCAGAGCCTTGGCTCAGGATGGCGAAATTTTAATTCTCGATGAACCCACTGCTCATCTGGATCTTGTCAATAGACTGGAAATCATGCATCTTTTAAAAAAATTAGCCAAGAAAGCGCATAAAGCCATCTTGATCACAACGCATGACTTAGAGGTAGCCATTGAAACTGCAGATGTCTTTTGGCTGATGCAGTGTGGCATACCTCTGGTAATAGGGATTCCTGAGGACCTTATTATCCGAAATCAAATGAATGTTTTATTGCCAGGAAAAGGACTTGCATTTGACGCCCTTTCCGGTAAAATAATTCAAAAGGATCAAAAAAACAGCGTTAATATCGAAGGTCCCCAAATTCCCGTCATATGGATCAAAGCAGCACTGGCAAAAAAGGGGTTTTCAAAGCATTTAAAGGACCTTCACATTTTGGTAACAGAAGAGCCTTTTGCCATACAACTAATTGGAAATCAACAAACAAAAATATTTTACAGCATCGAGAGCCTGATTGATTTCTTAGAAGGCGCCAATTAA
- a CDS encoding helix-turn-helix domain-containing protein produces MEKDNLNWKMKIINPINTKFCLVLFTIISSFQYSFGQGGIPNLPESLKTIPFGTEIKELKPNKIHEKISILAYSDILEVNTSSEKEWGLYNWHVIFLGLFLVITQVIIFYFIRKWKQKKRVTPLEKKQILYIGSDFDFEKINTKLPSPLTNREIEIINLVEEGLTNSEIATKLFVSKNTVKTHLKNIFSKTHAINRTDLIHKLRSY; encoded by the coding sequence ATGGAAAAAGACAATCTGAATTGGAAAATGAAAATTATTAATCCAATAAATACAAAGTTTTGTCTTGTACTTTTTACAATTATCTCAAGTTTTCAATACAGTTTTGGACAGGGTGGCATCCCAAATCTTCCGGAATCCTTGAAGACCATTCCTTTTGGCACAGAAATCAAAGAACTAAAACCAAATAAAATCCATGAAAAAATTTCAATTTTGGCGTATTCGGACATATTGGAAGTAAATACCTCTAGTGAAAAAGAATGGGGCCTTTACAATTGGCATGTCATTTTTCTAGGCTTATTCCTTGTTATTACCCAGGTCATTATTTTTTACTTCATTCGAAAATGGAAACAAAAAAAGAGAGTTACTCCTCTCGAAAAAAAACAAATTTTATATATCGGTTCTGATTTTGATTTTGAGAAAATCAATACCAAACTCCCAAGCCCGCTTACCAACAGGGAAATTGAAATTATCAATTTGGTCGAAGAGGGTCTTACCAATAGTGAAATTGCAACTAAATTATTTGTGAGTAAAAATACAGTTAAAACCCATCTCAAGAATATTTTTTCAAAAACGCATGCCATTAACAGGACGGATTTGATCCATAAGCTGAGAAGTTACTGA
- a CDS encoding iron ABC transporter permease, with protein sequence MKNKPIYITFLLGLIICLLLFILNLSIGSVHIPFPDIASRITGKPFLKASWETILMEFRLPKAITAILAGINLSISGLQMQTFFRNPLAGPYVLGISSGAGLGVAIMVMASTAFGWVIYFGQLGVWSIIISASLGAILVLLLISFTAWRVRDSMTLLIVGLMFGSAVSAIVAVLSYFSGAEQLKLFTVWSMGSLGISSYTQLLGLLIASLLGLLPALFLLKSYNAMLLGEAYAESMGINIKRLRWGIILSTGILAGSTTAICGPIAFIGIAVPHMARLIFKSGDHRILLPGSAIAGAIIMLFCDAISQLPGSAQTLPINAVTSLIGAPMVIWLILRRNFSKEF encoded by the coding sequence ATGAAAAATAAACCCATATATATCACTTTTCTATTGGGGCTGATTATTTGCCTTTTGCTGTTTATCCTGAATCTTTCGATTGGATCAGTGCATATTCCATTCCCTGACATTGCATCGAGAATCACAGGAAAACCATTTTTGAAAGCTTCCTGGGAAACCATCCTAATGGAATTCCGTCTACCAAAGGCGATCACTGCAATACTAGCCGGAATCAACCTCTCTATCAGCGGATTACAAATGCAGACCTTTTTTCGAAATCCCTTAGCAGGCCCTTATGTTCTGGGAATAAGTTCTGGGGCTGGATTGGGAGTGGCAATTATGGTAATGGCAAGTACTGCATTCGGGTGGGTTATTTATTTTGGCCAACTTGGAGTCTGGTCTATCATCATTTCAGCCAGTTTAGGGGCTATCCTTGTCCTTCTCCTCATAAGCTTTACAGCGTGGAGAGTCCGGGACAGTATGACTTTACTGATTGTAGGACTAATGTTTGGTTCGGCAGTATCAGCTATTGTTGCTGTCCTTTCTTATTTTTCGGGAGCAGAGCAGTTGAAGCTTTTCACCGTTTGGTCAATGGGGAGTTTGGGCATCAGCTCTTATACGCAATTATTGGGATTGTTGATTGCAAGCCTCCTAGGGCTGCTACCCGCCTTATTCTTGCTAAAATCCTACAATGCCATGCTCTTGGGTGAGGCCTATGCCGAAAGTATGGGAATAAACATTAAAAGACTAAGATGGGGGATAATTCTGAGCACTGGTATTCTCGCAGGAAGTACCACAGCCATATGTGGCCCAATTGCATTTATCGGAATTGCTGTTCCCCATATGGCAAGATTAATTTTTAAATCAGGGGACCACCGGATCCTGCTACCAGGTTCTGCTATTGCAGGGGCTATCATTATGCTTTTTTGTGATGCAATAAGCCAACTACCCGGAAGTGCACAGACTTTGCCGATCAATGCTGTAACTTCTTTAATAGGGGCACCCATGGTCATTTGGTTGATATTGAGAAGAAATTTTTCAAAAGAGTTCTAA
- a CDS encoding ABC transporter substrate-binding protein: MKALFSNKQSIFFLLFLALLSCQHAEQKTDLDYKLLELDYAEGFKVYQGIGFKVLEVLQAFPGKHQPFRYLVMEQQGEIPKGKFDAIIQLPVKKVILTSTTQIPHLEYLGESSTLIGFPNLDLISSEKVRKMIHLGKVKDLGKGAQTNVEMVIDLAPDWIMISTLGEDLRNLDLFQKSGIPAPLNGEYLEGHPLGRAEWIKFTGALLGRWEEAHQAFEAIKNAYEEAEALAKKNDQTHKPKIMSGVMYKDIWYVPGADSWGAKLIQAAGGDYGFKDHPGTGSIQLSYEYVFEKAQDADFWIGAADHNSLEEMGKADPRYTYFQAFQKGQVYTYTKKKGIKGGVEYFELGYLRPDLILKDLIKIMYPDILPDYTPYFYSRLNEK; this comes from the coding sequence ATGAAAGCATTATTTTCAAATAAACAGAGCATCTTTTTTCTTTTATTTCTGGCATTGCTTTCATGCCAACACGCTGAACAAAAAACCGACCTGGATTACAAGCTCCTGGAATTGGATTACGCCGAGGGATTTAAGGTGTACCAAGGAATAGGTTTTAAAGTTTTAGAAGTACTTCAAGCTTTCCCCGGAAAGCATCAGCCCTTTAGGTATCTGGTGATGGAACAACAAGGTGAAATCCCAAAAGGAAAATTTGACGCCATCATCCAATTACCTGTCAAAAAAGTAATCCTTACCTCAACTACCCAAATTCCCCATTTGGAATATTTGGGAGAAAGTTCAACATTGATCGGATTTCCAAATCTTGACCTGATTTCCTCTGAAAAAGTAAGGAAAATGATCCATCTTGGAAAAGTGAAAGATTTGGGAAAGGGAGCACAGACCAATGTTGAAATGGTCATCGATCTAGCGCCTGATTGGATTATGATTTCTACCTTGGGTGAAGATTTACGAAACCTGGACCTTTTTCAAAAATCCGGTATTCCAGCCCCCTTGAATGGGGAATATCTGGAGGGTCATCCCTTAGGAAGGGCAGAATGGATCAAGTTTACCGGAGCTTTATTGGGCAGGTGGGAGGAAGCGCATCAAGCTTTTGAGGCCATCAAAAATGCTTATGAAGAGGCTGAGGCCTTGGCTAAAAAGAATGATCAAACCCATAAGCCAAAAATAATGTCTGGTGTGATGTATAAAGACATATGGTATGTTCCTGGAGCCGACAGTTGGGGAGCTAAACTAATCCAGGCAGCAGGAGGGGATTACGGTTTTAAGGATCATCCAGGAACAGGAAGCATACAATTGAGTTATGAATACGTGTTTGAAAAGGCACAGGACGCTGATTTTTGGATTGGCGCAGCTGATCACAATTCTTTGGAGGAAATGGGGAAAGCTGACCCAAGGTATACCTATTTCCAAGCTTTTCAGAAGGGACAAGTATATACTTACACGAAGAAAAAAGGGATCAAAGGTGGGGTGGAATACTTTGAATTGGGATATTTAAGACCTGACCTCATTCTTAAGGATTTAATCAAAATCATGTATCCTGATATATTACCGGATTATACCCCATATTTTTACAGCCGACTGAATGAAAAATAA